The DNA region CCGGCGGCCAGGGCAATGCGTCCATCACCATCCCGCGCGATTCGTCCGGCACCAAGGACCAGGGCGGCAAGGCGATGCGCGCCGCCGACCGGCAGAAGTTCGAATCGATCAAGAAGGAACTGGAGCAGCGCATGGCGCGGCAGAAGGGTCTGGCGAAGCTGCGCAAGAATGTGCGTTTCACCGAAACGCGCGAAGGGTTGCGCATCGACCTGATCGACGAGGCCGATTTCGCGATGTTCGCGATGGGGACCGATCGGCTGGTGCCGCAGGCCCGCGCGTTGATCTCCGAAGTCGCGACCGCGTTGCAGACCATGCCCAATCCGCTGATCGTGCGCGGCCATACCGACGGCCTGCCCTATGCGTCGGGCCGGAGCATGAACAATTGGATGCTATCGTCCAGCCGCGCGGAATCGACGCGCCGGGCGCTGGCCGACAGCGGCATCGGCAATGCCCGCTTCGCCCGGATCGAAGGCGTCGCCGACCGCGAACCGTTCATCAAGAACGACGCCTATGATCCACGCAACCGGCGCATGTCGATCATCCTGGGCTGGACCCGTGGCGGCAATAGCGACGACGACAGCGATCAGGACGCGGAAACCAAGGCGGCGATCAAGGAACGCGACAATCCTCTGCGCGTGGCGAAGGAAGAGGCGCAGAAGCTGGACATGGGCGGCACCGGCCTGCCCAGCGGCGCGGCGCTGATCAACCCGACCGCGCCGGGGACGTCGAACAAGCCGGGCAAGCATTGATACCCTTGGCGCGTTAGATGCCGAAGGCGGTGGAGGGGCAAAGGCGCCACGCTGCGCCACTCCCCTCCACCATCCTGCGGCTGGTCCCCCTCCCCCGCTGCGCGCGGGGAGGATTATGATTTACGCTGGTAGCACCAGGCTGGCCTTCAGGCCGCCCTCGGCGCGGTTTTCCAGTCGCAATTCGCCCTGATGCTCCGCCATGATCGCGCGGACGAGGGCGAGGCCGAGGCCTGCGCCGCCGGTCTC from Sphingobium sp. HWE2-09 includes:
- a CDS encoding flagellar motor protein MotB — its product is MAEKKRGANEPEPRPIIVKKIIVEGHGGHHGGAWKVAYADFVTAMMAFFLLMWLLGATTEKQRKALADYFTPTLVEMKMASAGANGMFGGDSLMAKENYPTTGGQGNASITIPRDSSGTKDQGGKAMRAADRQKFESIKKELEQRMARQKGLAKLRKNVRFTETREGLRIDLIDEADFAMFAMGTDRLVPQARALISEVATALQTMPNPLIVRGHTDGLPYASGRSMNNWMLSSSRAESTRRALADSGIGNARFARIEGVADREPFIKNDAYDPRNRRMSIILGWTRGGNSDDDSDQDAETKAAIKERDNPLRVAKEEAQKLDMGGTGLPSGAALINPTAPGTSNKPGKH